The genomic window CGCGGACGCCGGGGTGCCGGACGACGCCCTGCTCCTGGAGCGGCTGCACCACGAGATCTCCCTGCGGTCCCTCCCCGAGGCGAAGGCCCTGCTGGAGGCGGCGGGCACGGTGCGGCGGCTGTGGGTCGAGCCCCCGGCAGGTCACCCCTTCGAGACGGTCACCGGGCGCACCGCCCGGCAGGCGGAGCCGATGTTGGCCGCCGCCGAGCGGGACGCGGAGCTCGGGCCGCTCGTCTCGGCCGCGCTCGCGGCGCGTGACGAGCTGGTCACGGAGCCCCCCGAACTCCTCCTGCTGCACGGCAACTTCCGGCAGAGCAAGGTCCTGTCCGCCGAGCGTGCGCCGTGGCTGGCCGTCGGCCCGGAACCGCTGACCGGCGAGCGCGCCTACGACCTGGCGCGGCTGGCGCGCGACCGGGTCGAGGACCTGATCGCGTCCCCGGGGGGCGCTGTCACGGCCCGCCGCCGGGTCAAGAAGCTCGCCGACTCGCTCGAGGTGGACCAGGACCGGCTGCGCGGCTGGACGCTGTTCCGGGCGGTCGAGTCCGGCACCCGGTCGCTGACGGTGGGCCGGCGGCAGGACGGGGAGCTGGCACTGGAGTTCGCCGGCTGGCTGTAGGCGTGCACGAAGGGCCCCGCGCGGTGCCCGGGGCCCTTCGTGATGTCCTGCCGGGCCGGTTCAGCCCTGGTCGGTCAGCCGGGCGATCGCCTCGTCCACGGTGAGCTCCTCGCGCTCCCCGGTGCGGCGGTCCTTCAGCTCCAGGACGCCCTCCGCCGAACGGCGGCCCGCCACGAGGATCTTCGGGACACCGATCAGTTCGGAGTCGGTGAACTTCACGCCGGGCGAGACACCCGCGCGGTCGTCGACCAGGACCCGCAGGCCCGCGGCGTTCAGCTTCTCGGAGACCTCCAGGGCCAGCTCGGTCTGGAGCGCCTTGCCCGCGGCGACGACGTGCACGTCGGCCGGGGCGATCTCGCGGGGCCAGCACAGGCCCTTGTCGTCGGCGGTCTGCTCGGCGAGGGCGGCCACGGCGCGGGAGACCCCGATACCGTACGAGCCCATCGTGACGCGGACCGGCTTGCCCTGCTGGCCGAGCACGTCGAGGGAGAAGATGTCGGCGTACTTGCGGCCGAGCTGGAAGATGTGGCCGATCTCGATGGCGCGGTCGACCTGGAGGCCGGTGCCGCACTTGGGGCAGGGGTCGCCCGCCTCGACGACGACGACGTCGAGGTAGTCGTCGACCTCGAAGTCGCGGCCCGCGACGACGTTCTTCGCGTGCACGCCCTCCTTGTTGGCACCCGTGATCCAGGCGGTGCCCGCGGCGACGCGGGGGTCGGCGATGTAGCGGACCTTCTCCAGGCCCTGGGGGCCGACGTAGCCGCGCACGAGGTCGGGGCGGCCCACGAAGTCCTCGGCGGTGACGAGCTCGACGACCGCGGGGGCGAGGTGCTCACCGAGCTTGCCCAGGTCGACCTCGCGGTCGCCGGGCACGCCCACGGCCACGATCTCGCCGTCGACCTTGACCAGCAGGTTCTTCAGCGTGGCGGAGGCCGCCACGCCCAGGTGGGCGGCGAGGGTCTCGATGGTCGGGGTGTCGGGGGTGTCCAGCTCCTCGACGGCGCCGGTCGCCGAGGCGTCGGCGACGGTCGTGGCCTTGTACGTCACGGCCTCGGTGTTGGCGGCGTAGTCGCAGTTGGGGCAGTCGACGAAGGTGTCCTCGCCGGCGGGCGCGGGGGCGAGGAACTCCTCGGACGCCGAGCCGCCCATGGCACCGGAGACCGCGGACACGACGCGGTGGTCGAGGCCGAGGCGCTCGAAGATACGGATGTAGGCGGCGCGGTGGAGCTGGTAGGCCTCGGCGAGTCCCTCGTCGGTGGTGTCGAAGGAGTACGAGTCCTTCATCTGGAACTCGCGGCCGCGCAGCACACCGGCGCGGGGGCGGGCCTCGTCACGGTACTTGGTCTGGATCTGGTAGAGGATCACGGGCAGGTCCTTGTAGGACGAGCACATGTCCTTGACGATCTGGGTGAAGATCTCCTCGTGGGTGGGGCCGAGGAGGTAGTCGGCGCCCTTGCGGTCCTGGAGCCTGAAGAGCAGGTCGCCGTACTCGTCGTACCGACCGCTCGCCTCGTACGCCTCCTTGGGGAGGAGTGCGGGGAGCAGCACCTCCTGGCCGCCGATGGCGTCCATCTCCTCGCGCACGACGCGGGTGATGTTGTCCAGGACCTTCTTGCCGAGCGGCAGCCAGGACCAGATGCCGGCCGCGGTGCGGCGTACGTATCCGGCGCGGACGAGGAGCTTGTGGTTGAGCGTCTCGGCGTCCGCCGGGTCGTCGCGCAGTGTCTTGATCATCAATCGGGACATGCGCTGGACCTGGGCCATGATGAACTCCTGCTCGCAAGGGTGGTGAGCCCGAGGTTAGCCGGGGGGCCCGCGCGGGCGGAAATCGATTCCTCAGCGACGGCGCAGCGGCAGGGGCGCGCCCATCACCGCGTACGGCTTGGGCGCGCTCGGGAAGAGCACCTGACGGGCCAGGTCCTGGTACCCCAGGGCGCGGTAGAGGCCCCGGGCGGGGCTCTCGGTGTCGATCGCCGAGAGGATGGAACGCGGCAGGCCGACGGCGTCGGTGATGGTAGTGATCAGCTCGCGTCCGATGCCGCGCTGCTGGAACTCGGGGTGGACGTGCAGCTCGGTGATCACGAACGAGTCGTCGAGCCAGTCCTCGGATCCGGTCGCGCGCAGGTAGGGCTCGACGACGGTGGACCACCAGTGCGTCCGGTGGTTCGGCAGCCCGTAGACGAACCCGACCAGCCGTCCGTCCGCGGTGGTGGCGCCGAGGGCGCGGGCCTGCGGGTGGTCGAGGTGCCGGAGCACGATATGGCGGCGTACGTCGATCTCGTCCTGGCCGAGGCCGAAGGCGACCGCCTGCACGGCGAGCGCCTCGTCGACGCGGGCGGCGAGGTCGAGCGGTCCGACCACGATGTCGGGGGTCCCGGAGCCCCGGGTGGACGCGGGTGCTGCTGCTGCCATGCGGGAACCCTACTGTCCGGGTGGCCGGGTCAGAACAGCACGCTCATGAACGCACCCGTCTCGCGGAAGCCGACGCGGCTGTAGGCCCTGCGGGCGGGGGTGTTGTAGTCGTTCACGTACAGGCTCACGATCGGTGCCACGTCGCTGAGCGCGTGGCGCAGGACAGCGGCCATGCCCGTCTCGGAGAGCCCCCGCCCCCGGGCCTCGGGCGCCACCCAGACGCCCTGGATCTGGCACGCGCGGGAGGTGGCTGCGCCGATCTCCGCCTTGAACAGGACCCTGCCGTCCTCTATGCGGGCGAAGGACCGTCCGGTGCTGATCAGTTCCGCGACGCGTGCCTGGTAGAGGAGCCCGCCGTCACCCGCGAGCGGCGAGACACCGACCTCCTCGGTGAACATGGCCACGCAGGCCGGCATGAGGATGTCGATCTCGTCCCGGCGGACCCTGCGCACGAGGGGGTCGGGTGCGATCTCCACGGAGGGGCTCTCGGTGACCATGAGCGGCTGGTGGGGCCGGACTTCCCTGGCGGGACCCCAGCTGGGTTCGAGCAGACGCCACAGCTGGGTGGTGGGGCCCGCGGGGCCCACGATGGAGGAGCAGCGGCGCCCGGCTCTGCGGGCGCGGTCCGCGAACGCCCTGATGGCCTCGGGGGTGGCGCAGATGGGCACGAGGTTGGCACCGGAGTAGCAGAGCGAGCGGAGCCGTCCGTCGGCGTACCAGCCCCACATCTCGCCACCGAGCCGCCAGGGGTCGAGGCCGGCGACCTGGACGCGGGCGGCCACGAACGCGTTGTCCACGGGTTCGCTCTCGAGGATGGCGAGCGCGGCGGGAAGCTCGCCGGGGTCGAGGACCCGGGTAGTGGTCTGCGTCAACACTGGGGCCTCACCAAACAGTCTGCTGATGTCCGCACTGTACCCAAGAAGGCTGTGCGGTGCCCCCGCAGGTGCGGGACCGTTAGCACACGGAGACGGCTGTGCCCCGCAGGACACGTCCTGCGGGGCACAGTGGCACACGGTCGGGGGGGTCAGCCGGCGATGGAGACCTGGGGCTCGCCCGAGGCGATGCCGTCCTTCTCCATCTGCTCCGCGATCTTCATGGCCTCCTCGATGAGGGTCTCCACGATCTTCGACTCCGGGACGGTCTTGATGACCTCGCCCTTCACGAAGATCTGACCCTTGCCGTTACCGGACGCCACACCCAGATCGGCCTCACGCGCCTCACCCGGACCGTTCACGACACAGCCCATCACCGCGACCCGCAGCGGGACCTCCATACCCTCCAGACCCGCACTCACCTGATCCGCCAGCTTGTACACATCCACCTGCGCACGCCCGCACGACGGACACGACACGATCTCCAGACGCCGCTGCTTCAGATTCAGCGCCTCCAGAATCTGCAGACCGACCTTGACCTCCTCCGCCGGAGGAGCCGACAACGACACCCGGATCGTGTCCCCGATACCCTCCGACAGCAGCGCACCGAACGCCACCGCCGACTTGATCGTCCCCTGGAACGCCGGACCCGCCTCCGTCACACCCAGGTGCAACGGATAGTCCGACTGCGCCGCCAACTGCCGGTAGGCGTTCACCATCACGACCGGGTCATTGTGCTTCACCGAGATCTTGATGTCGCGGAACCCGTGCTCCTCGAACAGCGACGCCTCCCACAACGCCGACTCCACCAGAGCCTCCGGCGTCGCCTTCCCGTACTTCTTCAACAGCCGCGCGTCCAGCGAACCCGCGTTCACACCGATACGAATCGGAGTACCCGCGTCCCCCGCCGCCCTCGCGATCTCCTTGACCTTGTCGTCGAACTGCTTGATGTTCCCCGGATTCACCCGCACCGCCGCACACCCCGCGTCAATCGCCGCGAACACGTACTTCGGCTGGAAATGAATGTCCGCGATCACCGGGATCTGCGACTTCCGCGCGATCGTCGCCAACGCGTCCGCGTCATCCTGCGTCGGACACGCCACCCGCACGATCTGACAGCCCGACGCCGTCAGCTCCGCGATCTGCTGCAACGTCGCACCGATGTCCGACGTCCGCGTCGTCGTCATCGACTGCACCGACACAGGTGCGTCCCCACCGACCGCCACCGACCCGACCTGGATCTGTCGGCTGACCCGTCGGTCGGCGAGCTTGGTCGGAACGGCCGGCATTCCGAGAGAAATCGCAGTCATGCGCTGAGCATCCCCAAGGTGTGGATCAGTGTGGATCGAGGTCCCGACAACAGCGGGCTCCGGGCTTCGAGGTTACGGCACCGGAGGACGACGGGGTGCATCCCGTCGTCAAGCCCGCCCGTCGGTGTGCGGCCGGAGACCACCTGTGCGACCGGCCGCCAGCTGTGGGACGTGTGAGGCATCAGGTGATCTTCACCGGGTTCACGATGTCGGCGACCAGCACCAGCAGCGTGAAGCAGATGAAGATGCCCGCGACCACGTAGGCGACCGGCATGAGCTTCGCCACGTCGAACGGGCCGGGGTCGGGGCGCTTGAAGACCTTGGCCACGTTGCGGCGCAGGGCCTCCCAGAGCGCGCCCGCGATGTGCCCGCCGTCCAGTGGCAGCAGGGGCAGCATGTTGAACAGGAACAGCGAGAGGTTGAAGCCGGCCAGCAGGAACAGCATCATCGCGATCTGGTTCTGCGCCGGGACGTCGAGGTTCATCACCTCGCCGCCGATCCTGGCCGCGCCCACCACCCCGACCGGCGAGTCGTCGGCGCGCTCGCCGTCGCTGAAGGCCGCGCTCCACAGGTCGGGGATCTTCGAGGGCAGCGCGATGATCGAATCGACGCCGTTCTCGATCATGTCGCCCATGCGGACGACCGAGTCGCCGAAGGAGAGCGGCACGATCTCCGTGTTCGCGGCGAAGCCGAGGTAGCCGGCGGTGACGTACTGGTCGGGGATGACCTCGCCGTCGGCGTCCTTCTTCGCGACCGCGTTCTTCCTCAGGACCGCGTTCAGGGTCTGTTCCCGCCCGTCACGCTGCACGGTGATGGTGGCGGGACCGGTGGTCTCGCGGATCCTGTCCGAGAGCGTGGCCCAGTCGTCGATCTTCCGGCCGTCGAAGGCGACGATCCTGTCGCCCTCCTTCAGTCCCGCGGCCTTGGCAGGCGAGACCGGGTCGGCTGCCTTGCAGGTGTCGCGGTTCTCGCTCTGCGCGATCACGCACTGCTGGACACCGGCGACCTCCGTGGTCTGCGTCTGGAAGCCGAAGGTCATCGCGACGCCCATGAAGATCGCGACGGCCAGGACCAGGTTCATGAAGGGCCCGGCGAACATCACGATCACGCGCTTCCACGGCTTGCGCGTGTAGAAGAGGCGCGACTCGTCGCCCGGCTGGAGCTCCTCGAAGGCGGCGGATCTGGCGTCCTCGATCATCCCGCGCCACGGGGAGGTGGAGCGCGCTTCCAGCCGTCCGTCGGCGCCCGGCGGGAACATGCCGATCATGCGGATGTAGCCGCCCGCGGGGATAGCCTTGATGCCGTACTCGGTGTCGCCCTTCTTCCGCGACCAGACCGTCGGGCCGAAGCCGACCATGTACTGGGGGACCCGGATACCGAAGAGCTTGGCCGTCGAGAGGTGGCCGAGTTCGTGCCAGGCGATCGAGAACAATAGACCCACGGCGAAGATGGCGATCCCCAGGACCGTCATCAGGATCGTCGTCGTACTCATACGTGCGCCTCCGCTGTCGCTGCCGCCGAGAGTTCGCGGGCCCGGGCACGGGCCCAGGTCTCCGCTTCGAGGACGTCCGCGACCGTCAGCGAAGTTCCCGTGGCGGGTGTGCCGTGTTCGGCCACCACCGCTGTGACCGTATCCATGATGCCGTTGAACGGCAGCCGTCCCGCCAGGAACGCGTCCACGCATTCCTCGTTGGCCGCGTTGAACACGGCGGGGGCGGTGCCCCCGAGGGTGCCGACGTGCCGGGCGAGCCCGACGGACGGGAACGCCTCGGTGTCCAGCGGGAAGAACTCCCAGCTGGAGGCCTTCGTCCAGTCGAAGGCGGGGGCGGCGTCCGGGACCCGCTCGGGCCATCCGAGGCCGATGGCGATGGGGCCCCCCATGTCGGGCGGGGTCGCCTGGGCGAGCGTGGAGCCGTCGGTGAACTCCACCATCGAGTGAACGTAGGACTGGGGGTGGACCACGACCTCGATCCGGTCGAACGGGATGTCGTAGAGGAGGTGCGCCTCGATGACCTCCAGGCCCTTGTTGACCAGGGTCGCGGAGTTGACCGTGATGACCGGCCCCATCGCCCAGGTCGGGTGCGCCAGCGCCTGCTCCCTGGTCACGTCGGCCAGCTCGGCGCGCGTACGGCCTCGGAACGGCCCGCCCGAGGCGGTCACGACGAGCTTGCGTACGTCGGCGCGCTTGCCTGCGGCGAGCGCCTGGAAGAGGGCTGCGTGCTCGGAGTCGACCGGGATGATCTGGCCCGGGGCCGCGAGCGCCTTCACCAGGGGGCCGCCGACGATCAGCGACTCCTTGTTGGCCAGGGCCAGGGTGCGGCCGGCCTTCAGGGCGGCGAGCGTGGGCGCGAGGCCGATCGAGCCGGTGATCCCGTTCAGCACGGTGTGGCACGCGCTCGCGGCGAGCTCCGTGGCTGCGTCGGGTCCGGCGAGGATCCCGGGCAGCGGCTCCCCCGCCCCGTACGCCTCGCGAAGGGCCTCCCGGAGGGCCGGCACCTTGTCCGCGTCGGCGACCGCGACGGTACGCACCCGCAGCTGCGCGGCCTGCTCGGCGAGGAGCTGGACCCTGCCGCCCGCCGCGGAGAGCGCGGTGACGCGGAAACGGCCGGGGTTGCGGAGCACCAGGTCGATGGCCTGGGTGCCGATGGACCCGGTGGAGCCGAGGATCACCAGATCCCGGCGGCCGTCCACGGCGTCGAAGACGAGATGCGGGTCGGCGAGGGGTGCGGGGCTGTCGCTCATGGCCCCCATTGTTGCCGCATCCGCCGGGCGCACCGACAGGGCATCCCCGTCGGCGTGTGCCTCAGGCCCGCCCGGCACGGAATTTCCTCCACTGGGCGGCCATGACGTCCTCGGGAATCCGGCCGATGTCCTTCGTGCCGAGGACCTCACCGCGGAAGGCGAGCGTGGTGGCCCCGGACCGCAGGACGGTGAGGTACTCGTAAAGCTTGAGCTTCCCCTTCACGTCGAGGACGGTGAAGCGGAAGGCCTTCGCCTCGTCGGCTTCGTCCGCGAAGGAGGGCAGCGCGGCGGGTTCGACCTTCTCGTACGTGGCGCGGGCGACGGCCCGCTCCTCCGTGAGGCCCCCGGCGCACTCCCGGCCCGCCCTGGCGAGCGACCGCATGACCTGGGCCGCGTCCCCGCCGGCGTAGGAGCGCAGCGTCACGTCGACGGTGACGCCGAGTATCTCGCCGGGCTCGTCGGCCTTCCGCTGCACCTGTGCGGTGGGGGTGTGGCCGGAGACGTCACCGGCCAGGCTGACCAGTGGCTGGCACACGGCGGGCGAGGCCGTGTAGGCGTCGCCGAGCGGTCCGCCCAGGGAGTACTCGGACACGGTGAGGCTGCCGGCCTTCTCCCCGTCGGCGAGGGCGAGGGCGGTGAGCTGCGCCTCGGTGAGCCCGCGGGCGGCGGCTCCCGGGCGGGAGGGCGCCGAACTCCTCGCGGCCTCCGGCTTGCCGTCGTCACCGTCGCCGCCGCATCCGGTGACACCCGCGAGAGCGATCACCGCGCAGCCCGCCGCTGCGGCGCCCCGCCGGCCGCCGCCCCGTCGCCGGACATCCGCTCCGCGCACCCCGAACATGCCTGCCCCTGTCTCCCGTTGACGAGCCGGGACCGGTGTCTGATCGCGGCCGAGGCTCGATTGTGCGGCATCCGGTGATCAGAATGCGGTGTCGATGCCGAACTTGTCCCGCAGGTGCGCCATGTCCCGCACGTCCCGGTCGGCGGGTTCGTAGCCCCGGTGGAAGTCCGCCTGCCGCTCGGCGGAGATGCAGCGCACGGTGGTCGTGCCGATGGTGCCGGTGACGAAGCAGGCCGCCGGATAGCGGAAAGGCGCCTCGGGGTCCGGCGAGGACTGCACGGCCGAGCCGTCGGCCGCGAACTCCAGTGGGTGCAGGTCGATCTCGGCCCCGGAGGGGTGGGTGAGGACGAAGCGGACAGGCCGCTGGTCCAGCGTCTCGGCGTAACCGGCGGACTCCAGCGCGGCCACGACCGCGCTCTCCTGCCCCTGGTCGTGCAGCAGGTCGAGATCGCGGTGCTCGCGCGTCTCCTCACCCAGCAGGGCGTCGATGCCCCAGCCCCCGGCGAGCACCACGTCGGCGCCGGCCCCGCGCAGCAGTGCGAGGACGGCCAGGACATCGTTCCGCGCCATCATGCGGGCGACCGTAGCGCGCCCCGTGCCGGGGCGCCGGGTCATTTCCCGTCGGCCTCCTCGCCACGAAGAGGCGGCGTGCCGAGCGTGCGGCGGCGGGGCGCGTCCAGGCAGTGGACGCGCCCCGCCGATGCGGTGGGTCAGCGGATGGGACGGTGGACGTTGTCCCCCGCGGCGGGTCCGGGGGTGGCGTCGGCGATCCAGGCGCCTTCGCCGCTCGGGTCGATGACGCCCTCCTCCAGCCAGGTGTAGGTCCCGGCGAGGACTCCGTCGACCACGCGGCGGTCGATGTCGTCGGTGTTGGACCACAGCCGGCCGAAGAGTTCCTCGACGCGGAGCCGGGACTGCCGGCAGAACACGTCGGCGAGCTGGTAGGCCTCGCGTCCGTGGTCGTTGTCGGCGCGCAGGTGCTCGGCGCGGACACAGGCCGCGCTCATCGCGAAGAGTTCGGCGCCGATGTCGACGATCCGTCCGAGGAAGCCCTGCTTGGTCTCCATGCGCCCCTGCCAGCGGGACATCGCGTAGAAGGTCGAGCGGGCCAGCTTGCGGGAGGAGCGTTCGACGTACCGCAGGTGGGTGGAGAGGTCGGGGTGTCCGGGGACGCGGAACTCGCCGTAGGAGCTGGGCACCCGGCCGGGGCCGCTGACCAGCTTGGGCAGCCAGCGCGCGTAGAACTGCGCCGCGTTGGCACCCGCCCGCGCCTTGTCGGCGAGCGGCTTGTCGGGGTCGATGATGTCACCGGCGACCTTGAGGTGGGCGTCGACGGCCTCGCGGGCGATCAGCAGGTGCATGATCTCCGTGGAGCCCTCGAAGATCCGGTTGATCCGCATGTCGCGGAGCATCTGCTCGGCGGGGACGGCCCGTTCGCCGCGGGCGGCGAGCGAGTCGGCGGTCTCGAAGCCGCGTCCGCCGCGGATCTGGACCAGTTCGTCGGAGATGAGCCAGCCCATCTCGGAGCCGTACAGCTTGGCGAGCGCGGCCTCGATGCGGATGTCGTTGCGGCTCTCGTCGGCCATCTGCGAGGAGAGGTCCACGACCGCTTCGAGGGCGAAGGTGGTGGCGGCGATGAAGGAGATCTTGGCGCCGACCGCCTCGTGGCGGGCCACCGGCCTGCCCCACTGCTCACGGACCGCCGACCATTCGCGGGCGATCTTCAGGGACCACTTCCCGACGCCGACGCACATCGCGGGCAGCGAGAGACGGCCGGTGTTGAGCGTGGTGAGCGCGATCTTGAGACCCGCGCCCTCGGGCCCGATCCGGTTGGCTGCGGGGACGCGTACGCCGTGGAAGCGGGTCAGGCCGTTCTCGATGCCGCGCAGGCCCATGAAGGCGTTGCGGTGCTCCACGGTGATGCCCGGCGAGTCGGCCTCGACGACGAAGGCGGTGATGCCGCCCCGGTGGCCGTCGGACTCCGGGACGCGGGCCATCACCACGAGCAGGTCGGCGACGACTCCGTTGGTCGTCCAGAGCTTCACGCCGTCCAGGACGTAGTCGTCGCCGTCGGGCACCGCGGTCGTCGCGAGCCGTGCCGGGTCGGAGCCGACGTCGGGTTCCGTGAGCAGGAACGCCGAGATGTCCGTGCGCGCCAGGCGGGGCAGGAAGGTGTCCTTCTGCTCCTGGGTGCCGAACATCTTGAGCGGCTGCGGTACGCCGATGGACTGGTGCGCGGAGAGGAGCGCGCCGATGGCGGGGCTCGCCGAACCGGCGAGCGCGAGCGCCTTGTTGTAGTAGACCTGGGTCAGCCCCAGGCCGCCGTACTTCGTCTCGATCTTCATGCCGAGGGCGCCGAGCTCCCTGAGCCCGTTGATCACCTCGTCGGGGATCTTCGCCTCGCGCTCGATGAGGGCGCCGTCGACCCGGGTCTCGCAGAATTCGCGCATCCGGGCGAGGAAGGCCTCGCCGCGCCGCACGTCGTCGGGGGCGGGCTGGGGATGGGGGTGGATCAGGTCGAGCCGGAAGCGTCCGAGGAAGAGTTCCTTGGCGAAGCTGGGTTTGCGCCAGTCCTGTTCGCGGGCGGCCTCGGCCACCTGCCGTGCTTCGCGCTCGGTGACTTTGGGGGCCTGGGGGATGTCGGATGGGGCGGACATGAGGAGCTCACCTCGCCGCGAGTCGGGATATGGGTCGGGCCGTACGCGTGCCGATCGGTACCACTCGTCCGTATCTACCCGATCTGCGTCACCCCCACCACCCCTGCGGCGGGCTCCCGGCGGCACACGGAACCGGCCGGAGCCCCCGCACAGCGGGCTCCGGCCGGTTCCGTCGGTGCTGGCGGCTACAGGGCCAGGCCAGTGAGGACCAGGACCCGCTCGTAGGTGTAGTCGTCCATGGCGTAGCGCACGCCCTCGCGGCCCACTCCGGACTGCTTGGCGCCGCCGTACGGCATCTGGTCGGCCCGGTAGGAGGGCACGTCGCCGATGATCACGCCGCCGACCTCCAGGGCGCGGTGGGCACGGAAGGCGGTCTGCAGGTCGTGGGTGAAGACACCCGCCTGCAGGCCGTACTTGGAGTCGTTGACGGCGGCGAACGCCTCGGCCTCGCCCTGTGTCCTCCGGATGGACAGGACCGGTCCGAAGACCTCCTCGCCGGCGATCGTCGTGGTGTCCGGGAGGTCGGTGAGGACCGTCGGGGCGTAGGTGGCGCCGTCGCGCTTGCCGCCGGTGAGCAGGGTGGCGCCGGCGGTGACGGCCTCGTCGACCCAGGACTCGACACGGCGGGCGGCGTCCTCGCTGACCAGCGGGCCGACGTCGGTGGCCGCGTCGGAGGGGTCACCGGTCACCAGGGCCTCGACGGCGGCGACGATCTTCGGGACGAGCCGGTCGTACACGGTGGCGTCGGCGATGACCCGCTGCACCGAGATGCAGGACTGGCCGCCCTGGTAGTTGGAGAAGGTCGCGATGCGGTCCGCCGCACGGTCCAGGTCCTCCTCGGAGGACCAGTCGCCGAGCACGACGGCGGCGCCGTTGCCGCCGAGTTCGAGGGTGCAGTGCTTACGCGGCACCGACTCCATGATCGAGTAGCCGACGGGGCCGGACCCGGTGAAGGAGATCAC from Streptomyces sp. NBC_01341 includes these protein-coding regions:
- a CDS encoding acyl-CoA dehydrogenase family protein, giving the protein MSAPSDIPQAPKVTEREARQVAEAAREQDWRKPSFAKELFLGRFRLDLIHPHPQPAPDDVRRGEAFLARMREFCETRVDGALIEREAKIPDEVINGLRELGALGMKIETKYGGLGLTQVYYNKALALAGSASPAIGALLSAHQSIGVPQPLKMFGTQEQKDTFLPRLARTDISAFLLTEPDVGSDPARLATTAVPDGDDYVLDGVKLWTTNGVVADLLVVMARVPESDGHRGGITAFVVEADSPGITVEHRNAFMGLRGIENGLTRFHGVRVPAANRIGPEGAGLKIALTTLNTGRLSLPAMCVGVGKWSLKIAREWSAVREQWGRPVARHEAVGAKISFIAATTFALEAVVDLSSQMADESRNDIRIEAALAKLYGSEMGWLISDELVQIRGGRGFETADSLAARGERAVPAEQMLRDMRINRIFEGSTEIMHLLIAREAVDAHLKVAGDIIDPDKPLADKARAGANAAQFYARWLPKLVSGPGRVPSSYGEFRVPGHPDLSTHLRYVERSSRKLARSTFYAMSRWQGRMETKQGFLGRIVDIGAELFAMSAACVRAEHLRADNDHGREAYQLADVFCRQSRLRVEELFGRLWSNTDDIDRRVVDGVLAGTYTWLEEGVIDPSGEGAWIADATPGPAAGDNVHRPIR
- a CDS encoding aldehyde dehydrogenase family protein, whose protein sequence is MTSTHAFWLAGRRATGEDSFDVTNSWDGRLVGTVSVPTDAQVEEAVAAAWAVREEFAATPAHVRAAALDHVVRRLTERTEEIAQLISAENGKPVKWARGEVGRAVSVFRFAAEEARRFNGGEAQRLDTDPGGTGRLGLTRRFPRGPVLGISPFNFPLNLSAHKVAPAIAVGAPIILKPAPATPISSLILGELLAETDLPAGSWSVLTVPNDKMPALVQDERLPVISFTGSGPVGYSIMESVPRKHCTLELGGNGAAVVLGDWSSEEDLDRAADRIATFSNYQGGQSCISVQRVIADATVYDRLVPKIVAAVEALVTGDPSDAATDVGPLVSEDAARRVESWVDEAVTAGATLLTGGKRDGATYAPTVLTDLPDTTTIAGEEVFGPVLSIRRTQGEAEAFAAVNDSKYGLQAGVFTHDLQTAFRAHRALEVGGVIIGDVPSYRADQMPYGGAKQSGVGREGVRYAMDDYTYERVLVLTGLAL